The proteins below come from a single Vidua macroura isolate BioBank_ID:100142 chromosome 17, ASM2450914v1, whole genome shotgun sequence genomic window:
- the CPNE1 gene encoding copine-1, which produces MMMTTWEGLSAHWDRSSSSNTVQLSVTRLLELKQGKPAGKGTIMVEISAEEIKDTRVVHLEIEAQNLDKKVEYECLHPEKKQNKNNYKNSGIIRIKSCKIETGYSFLDYVMGGQINFMQQAVFLHLGLELRFLLAGRDPRNSGRLLPDSASDATLRANQLLSYYKPHGKVCSTLAATRNYCIQRILEVHNENH; this is translated from the exons ATGATGATGACTACTTGGGAGGGATTGAGTGCACACTGGGACAG ATCCAGCTCTTCTAACACTGTCCAGCTCAGTGTTACCCGACTGCTGGAACTGAAGCAGGGAAAGCCAGCAGGAAAGGGCACTATTATGGTAG agatttcagcagaGGAGATTAAGGATACCAGGGTTGTACACCTGGAAATTGAAGCCCAAAACTTGGACAAAAAG GTGGAATATGAATGCCTTCATcctgagaaaaaacaaaataaaaacaactacAAAAACTCTGGCATTATTAGGATAAAATCCTGCAAG ATTGAGACAGGTTATTCATTTCTGGACTATGTGATGGGAGGCCAGATTAACTTTATG CAACAAGCTGTTTTCCTGCATTTGGGTTTGGAGCTCAGGTTCCTCCTAGCTGGCAG GGATCCAAGGAATAGTGGAAGACTACTGCCAGATTCTGCCTCTGATGCGACTCTACGGGCCAACCAACTTCTCTCCTATTATAAACCACATGGCAAGGTTTGCAGCACACTTGCTGCAACAAGGAACTACTgca TACAGAGAATATTGGAAGTGCACAATGAAAATCATTAG